One Clostridium sp. CM027 genomic window carries:
- a CDS encoding ABC transporter permease, translated as MQVIHMAFLHLKRMLKQKTPIFSMILIPVLVVGAIVYFTRDSKDSFNETVDITIVNKDKGSLGNKLIEELKTDKNFKIKESDLAEAQIRIKQNKTGVTLVIPEIFTENLESGNLKKLDIMKLSDSNMDIIISKKVNNFVTQRLLSNKVISVIKQNDIVINKSYGEISRKIDTSLSNNPVKVELEEIKKDGTRTLSGSLSTSLIINFLMFSMIYIVIEMVELRNNKTLRRSISTPNKNGSIIGSVLLAMLFLCWIQIGLMVTVTKYIFHIYWGKSMLAVFLIFTIFIVVVLSLGLLISRYAKNQSQAVGIVNLVVTPTCLISGTFMPLEFLPAVFKKISYFTPQNWALSALSDVALKNSGVIDILPKLGILILFALVFFTAGSKSLKEMVEV; from the coding sequence ATGCAGGTTATTCATATGGCATTTTTACATTTAAAAAGAATGTTAAAACAGAAAACACCCATATTTTCAATGATTTTAATACCGGTTTTAGTAGTAGGTGCAATTGTATACTTTACAAGAGATTCTAAAGATTCATTTAATGAGACTGTTGATATTACAATAGTTAATAAAGACAAGGGAAGCTTAGGCAATAAACTTATAGAGGAATTAAAAACAGATAAAAATTTTAAAATTAAAGAATCAGACCTTGCAGAGGCGCAAATAAGAATAAAACAGAATAAGACAGGAGTAACTTTGGTTATACCTGAAATCTTCACGGAAAATTTAGAAAGTGGTAATTTAAAGAAATTAGACATAATGAAATTGTCAGATAGTAATATGGATATTATTATTTCTAAAAAGGTAAATAATTTTGTAACTCAAAGACTTCTTTCAAATAAAGTTATATCCGTTATAAAACAGAATGATATTGTGATAAATAAAAGCTATGGTGAAATTTCAAGGAAAATAGATACGTCTTTAAGTAATAATCCGGTAAAAGTGGAGCTAGAAGAGATTAAAAAGGATGGAACGCGTACTTTATCAGGTTCATTATCTACAAGTCTTATAATTAATTTTCTTATGTTCTCAATGATATACATTGTCATAGAAATGGTTGAACTTAGAAATAATAAAACCCTAAGAAGAAGTATTTCTACGCCAAATAAAAATGGTAGCATAATAGGCTCTGTGCTTTTAGCTATGCTGTTCTTATGTTGGATTCAAATAGGACTTATGGTAACAGTAACAAAATATATTTTTCATATATATTGGGGGAAATCAATGCTTGCAGTTTTTCTGATATTTACTATCTTTATAGTGGTTGTTTTAAGTCTTGGATTATTAATATCAAGGTATGCTAAAAATCAATCTCAGGCTGTTGGTATTGTTAATTTAGTAGTAACCCCAACATGTCTTATTAGTGGAACATTTATGCCACTTGAATTTCTTCCAGCAGTATTTAAGAAAATATCTTATTTTACTCCGCAAAACTGGGCACTGTCTGCACTTAGTGATGTGGCATTAAAAAATAGTGGTGTTATAGATATCCTTCCAAAGTTAGGGATCTTAATTCTGTTTGCACTTGTCTTTTTCACAGCAGGATCAAAATCATTAAAGGAAATGGTTGAAGTATAA
- a CDS encoding ABC transporter ATP-binding protein: MSIIEINNVTKRYEDKLAVDSINLNIEKGELFGLVGPNGAGKSTLISMICGLLKADRGDIKIFDNCINKKPVEAKRHIGFIPQEVALYENLNAYDNLVFWGSMYGLKGSTLKNRIKEVLEATGLTERSKDKVKKYSGGMKRRLNIAAAIMHHPDIIIMDEPTVGIDPQSRNHILEFTKNLNSEYGTTVIYTSHYMEEVESLCNRIAIIDEGRVVASGTKDEIKRMVTNEEKLEIIVENFKEEIILKLKRIEGVKRIKYSDPLLIFTVENSQRNLQDIIIILMSSSVRINNISVDSPNLETVFLSLTGKNLRD; this comes from the coding sequence TTGTCAATAATTGAGATAAACAATGTAACAAAAAGATATGAGGATAAATTAGCTGTTGATAGTATAAATCTTAATATAGAAAAAGGGGAATTGTTTGGATTGGTTGGACCTAATGGTGCTGGAAAATCCACTCTTATTTCAATGATTTGTGGATTATTAAAAGCCGATAGAGGTGATATAAAAATTTTTGATAATTGCATAAATAAAAAACCTGTAGAAGCTAAAAGACACATAGGATTTATACCTCAGGAAGTGGCACTATATGAGAATTTAAATGCATATGACAATCTTGTATTTTGGGGTAGCATGTATGGATTAAAGGGAAGCACGCTTAAAAATAGAATTAAGGAGGTTCTTGAAGCTACAGGACTTACTGAAAGATCAAAGGACAAAGTAAAAAAATATTCGGGAGGTATGAAAAGACGTCTTAATATTGCAGCGGCAATAATGCACCATCCAGATATTATCATTATGGATGAACCAACAGTGGGGATTGACCCCCAATCAAGAAATCATATACTGGAGTTTACTAAAAACTTAAATAGTGAATATGGGACAACTGTTATATATACAAGTCATTACATGGAAGAAGTAGAGAGTTTGTGTAATAGGATTGCAATAATAGATGAAGGCAGGGTTGTTGCTAGTGGTACTAAAGATGAAATTAAGAGAATGGTAACAAATGAAGAGAAATTAGAAATTATTGTAGAGAATTTTAAAGAAGAAATCATATTAAAATTGAAGAGGATAGAGGGGGTTAAGAGAATAAAATATAGTGATCCGTTGCTAATTTTCACTGTTGAAAATTCGCAGAGGAATCTTCAGGATATTATTATAATCCTTATGTCTTCATCCGTAAGAATAAATAATATAAGTGTTGATTCACCAAACTTAGAAACTGTATTTTTAAGTTTAACTGGAAAGAACTTAAGAGACTAA
- a CDS encoding response regulator transcription factor, which translates to MEKINIAIADDEVLIREGLKIILSSNLEINVVGLCGNGEEALKLCRNEKVDVVLMDIRMPLCDGVMGTKLIKSEFKDIKILILTTFKDDEYIYDAMKHGASGYLLKDTSYDIIMDGIKSVYRGNVVMHPEVAAKIINNTKSNSKNTLSNIMDKYKLTLRQVEFIIGIGTGLTNKEIASNLFVTEGTVKNHITEILSKLELRDRTQIAIFALKNSLVDF; encoded by the coding sequence TTGGAAAAGATTAATATAGCAATTGCAGATGATGAAGTACTTATAAGAGAAGGATTAAAGATTATTTTAAGCTCTAATTTAGAAATAAATGTAGTGGGGTTATGTGGTAATGGAGAAGAAGCTCTAAAATTATGTAGAAATGAAAAAGTAGATGTAGTCCTAATGGATATAAGAATGCCTTTGTGCGATGGAGTTATGGGTACTAAACTTATAAAAAGTGAGTTTAAGGATATAAAAATTCTAATACTAACTACATTTAAAGATGATGAGTATATATATGATGCTATGAAGCATGGTGCAAGTGGCTATCTTCTAAAAGATACATCCTATGATATTATTATGGATGGCATTAAAAGTGTGTATAGAGGCAATGTAGTTATGCACCCTGAGGTAGCAGCCAAAATTATAAATAATACTAAGTCCAATTCCAAAAATACACTAAGTAATATTATGGATAAATATAAGCTAACGTTAAGACAAGTAGAATTTATAATTGGGATAGGAACAGGGCTTACAAACAAAGAAATTGCTAGCAATCTTTTTGTTACAGAGGGAACAGTAAAAAATCACATTACAGAAATACTCTCAAAGCTTGAATTAAGAGATAGAACTCAAATAGCAATTTTCGCACTTAAGAATTCTTTAGTGGATTTTTAA
- a CDS encoding HutD family protein, with translation MSYNIEIIRKNQHKTSEWSGGTTTELYIYPNDSLYGNRNFKWRLSSAKVGVEQSTFTSLPGISRIIMIIEGKLLLGHEGHHNAVLKAFEQDSFSGEWKTTSFGKVVDFNLMMAQGYTGRLESISVNKGEFKDILLHNNINDAEKSHQITEAFYIVKGDVEIATETKEKINLNKGDLALVTTTEKENNLELKVYSSSQEESKIIRASIFYCE, from the coding sequence ATGTCTTACAATATTGAAATAATTAGAAAAAATCAACATAAAACAAGTGAATGGTCTGGTGGTACAACAACAGAGCTTTATATTTATCCTAATGATTCACTATATGGTAATCGTAATTTTAAATGGAGGCTGAGTTCTGCAAAGGTTGGAGTAGAACAATCTACATTTACATCTTTACCCGGAATATCAAGGATTATTATGATTATTGAAGGAAAACTACTTCTTGGCCATGAAGGTCATCATAATGCTGTGTTAAAAGCATTCGAGCAGGATAGCTTTAGTGGAGAGTGGAAAACAACAAGTTTTGGTAAAGTTGTAGATTTTAATTTAATGATGGCACAAGGCTACACGGGGAGATTAGAATCAATTTCAGTTAATAAAGGGGAGTTTAAAGATATATTGTTACACAATAATATCAATGATGCTGAAAAATCTCATCAAATCACAGAAGCATTTTATATAGTGAAAGGTGATGTAGAAATAGCTACAGAAACAAAGGAAAAAATAAATCTTAACAAAGGTGATTTAGCATTAGTAACTACAACAGAGAAAGAAAACAATTTAGAACTTAAGGTTTATAGTAGCAGTCAGGAAGAATCTAAAATTATAAGAGCTTCTATATTTTATTGTGAATAA
- a CDS encoding cell division protein: MNFIPLLMAVPSITIGGIAMYTTKVPIAIFVQNIFYLVLAGIISYFILLKKSKVKNNASTNTTTIIVAVILLFLTFISSGIEGVHRWVSVGPIKFYVAVIVLPIIIINLWELLQIRDWWFSAAITIVISVLLALQPDASMLTAFAIPMIMLLWNKINNNIFRSCIVVLLSALIIISWVFLDGLQPVSYVENIVSLVASMGIIWLSLGVISLVILPLPFIFFSPKKYKLLSLSIGMYFIIILISTLFGNFPVPLMGYGVSPIIGYFISITWFAKSKINS; this comes from the coding sequence TTGAATTTTATACCGTTATTGATGGCAGTACCATCAATAACTATTGGAGGGATAGCAATGTACACCACTAAAGTACCAATTGCTATTTTTGTTCAAAACATTTTTTATTTAGTATTAGCTGGAATAATTTCATACTTTATACTATTAAAAAAATCTAAAGTTAAAAATAATGCAAGCACTAATACCACTACTATTATAGTTGCAGTTATTCTTTTATTTCTAACTTTTATTAGTTCAGGAATAGAAGGCGTTCATAGATGGGTATCTGTTGGGCCAATTAAGTTTTACGTTGCAGTTATTGTCCTACCTATTATAATTATAAATCTATGGGAATTGTTACAAATAAGAGATTGGTGGTTTTCAGCTGCTATTACAATAGTTATATCAGTTTTGCTTGCTTTACAACCTGATGCTTCTATGCTAACTGCATTTGCTATTCCAATGATAATGTTGTTATGGAATAAGATTAATAACAATATTTTTCGTTCTTGTATTGTAGTGTTACTTTCTGCGTTGATTATTATTTCATGGGTGTTTTTAGATGGATTACAACCTGTATCTTATGTTGAAAATATAGTTAGTTTGGTAGCGAGTATGGGAATAATATGGCTTAGTTTAGGGGTTATTTCTCTTGTAATATTGCCATTGCCATTTATATTTTTTTCACCAAAAAAATATAAATTGTTATCACTAAGCATTGGTATGTATTTTATAATTATTTTAATTTCTACTCTATTTGGAAATTTTCCAGTTCCATTGATGGGATACGGAGTTTCCCCGATAATAGGATATTTTATATCTATAACTTGGTTCGCAAAATCCAAAATTAATTCATAA
- a CDS encoding single-stranded DNA-binding protein, with protein MNNVSIIGRITRELELKSFNEGKGFYTRFTLAINKVSHKDIQPEADFINIVAWNGMAETLCKYLKKGSQIAITGRLSSNSYTDKDGNKRYSIEVVAEDFKFLDNKQQIV; from the coding sequence ATGAATAATGTATCAATAATTGGAAGAATAACAAGAGAACTGGAACTTAAGAGTTTTAATGAGGGTAAAGGGTTTTATACTAGATTCACATTGGCAATTAATAAAGTATCACATAAAGATATACAACCTGAAGCTGATTTTATAAACATTGTGGCATGGAATGGAATGGCAGAGACGCTGTGTAAATATTTGAAAAAAGGAAGTCAAATTGCTATAACAGGTAGACTATCTAGTAATAGCTACACAGATAAAGATGGAAATAAAAGATATAGCATAGAAGTTGTCGCAGAAGATTTTAAATTTTTGGATAACAAACAGCAAATAGTATAA
- a CDS encoding CGGC domain-containing protein: MKKIAVLRCFKVSSKCSGSGCIKAFNNKTASFNDYDASLDMVMQIPCSGCNADSLKEMLNSSEELKKQGVSSIHLSTCIRATCPYYNEFVKGLSKEFEVVGYTHGRKK; encoded by the coding sequence ATGAAAAAGATTGCTGTATTAAGATGTTTTAAAGTTTCTAGTAAATGCTCAGGTTCTGGTTGTATAAAGGCATTTAACAATAAGACAGCCTCATTCAATGATTATGATGCTAGTTTAGACATGGTAATGCAAATACCATGTAGCGGATGTAACGCAGATTCATTAAAAGAAATGCTTAATTCCTCAGAGGAATTAAAAAAACAGGGTGTAAGCAGTATACATTTATCAACATGCATTAGAGCAACATGTCCTTATTATAATGAATTTGTTAAAGGACTTTCAAAGGAATTTGAGGTTGTTGGATACACTCATGGGAGGAAAAAATAG
- a CDS encoding sensor histidine kinase, with protein sequence MKKNNYPFLELIKYIVYFLVALSVVMTGEYSMNIMTKFIICMLLYILNTQIRMYFLYKKKYAVIISLFIDLVLISIIYYSFGGFIFIYYFISVLDAALMLPKAYAYVVISFLYAAVVFQSSKPVYGKMQNYILVNVIFNTVIVVIFGVLGRYIAEESERKSEAQHLYDKLRISEENLKETYEKLQQYSNTVEELTILRERNRISREIHDSVGHTLSTLLIQLQAIPYVMKNDQNEGEKMVSNLIHFTKNGIENVRRAVKELKPTDFDSYQGVFALQELTSNFEKLSGVKVSFIVSNEKWTLNGDQSFTLYRIVQEALNNSLNHGNASSVIISLQFLEDRLYLHIKDDGKGCLKIKSGFGLKGIEQRVKSLGGEVNVHGDKGFEISMSIPKIESFIE encoded by the coding sequence TTGAAGAAAAATAACTATCCGTTTTTAGAATTAATTAAATATATAGTATATTTTTTAGTAGCGCTTTCAGTTGTTATGACCGGTGAATATTCTATGAATATTATGACTAAATTCATTATTTGTATGCTGCTATATATATTGAATACTCAGATAAGAATGTATTTTTTATATAAGAAAAAATATGCAGTGATAATTTCTCTTTTTATAGATTTAGTATTAATTTCTATAATCTATTATAGTTTTGGTGGGTTTATTTTTATATATTATTTCATTTCAGTTTTGGATGCTGCTTTGATGCTTCCTAAAGCATATGCATACGTAGTTATTTCATTTTTATATGCAGCGGTAGTATTTCAAAGTAGTAAACCAGTTTATGGTAAGATGCAGAATTATATTTTAGTTAATGTGATTTTTAATACGGTAATTGTAGTTATATTTGGAGTCTTGGGAAGATATATTGCAGAAGAAAGCGAGAGGAAAAGTGAAGCACAGCACTTATATGATAAGCTACGAATATCAGAGGAAAATTTAAAAGAGACCTACGAAAAATTACAGCAGTATTCAAATACTGTGGAAGAACTAACTATTTTGAGAGAAAGAAATAGAATATCGAGAGAAATCCATGATTCTGTTGGTCATACCTTATCTACACTGCTTATTCAGCTTCAAGCAATTCCTTATGTAATGAAAAATGACCAAAATGAAGGTGAAAAAATGGTGAGTAATTTAATCCATTTCACTAAAAATGGAATTGAAAATGTTAGAAGGGCAGTAAAAGAGCTTAAACCAACAGATTTTGACAGTTATCAAGGGGTTTTTGCCCTTCAAGAACTTACTTCTAATTTTGAAAAACTTAGTGGAGTTAAGGTAAGTTTTATTGTTTCTAATGAAAAATGGACATTGAATGGAGATCAGAGCTTCACTTTATATAGAATAGTTCAGGAAGCACTTAATAATTCACTTAATCATGGTAATGCATCTAGTGTGATTATATCACTTCAGTTTTTAGAAGATAGGTTATATTTACATATAAAAGATGACGGAAAAGGCTGTCTTAAAATTAAAAGTGGTTTTGGATTAAAGGGTATAGAACAGAGAGTTAAAAGTCTTGGGGGAGAAGTTAATGTTCATGGTGATAAAGGCTTTGAAATTAGTATGTCCATACCAAAAATTGAAAGCTTTATAGAATAA
- a CDS encoding ABC transporter permease, giving the protein MKIFRIFIKDIKVFLGNIKFYVLIYLIMPLLLGVLYGMMYEKQLNPDRHIPIVNVALIDMDKSSYTAPLKDILTNDDMKKFVELSQTPDIDEVKANLQKGKLKTAIVIPKGFSEKVEKGETVNIKVLKASSSGVESQIIFDIVNSYVQVLNNNVNIFSAIDGSVNDKTSIDMLKEAVITQTITLNSEKFINTVNITKDKKLSGKQIFTISMLAFISLYLSVIGGQNMVREKEDGTFARLRSTTLSMKNLYVAKICFVFFITLVDITLYMGICKVIGISVGDSYVKLILISILHAFAITGISAFIMNLYKSQKNLNASFTAVIMVFAMLGGSFYPLEYTGEIMRKIAKITPNYWIQDSYNKVVLGGSIKELTVNIIVLLGVGILGIAFGAFFMRKKEGNNLFKTLNKGEKVQI; this is encoded by the coding sequence GTGAAAATATTTAGGATATTTATAAAAGACATCAAGGTATTTTTAGGAAATATAAAATTCTATGTACTTATATATTTGATTATGCCTCTTTTATTAGGAGTTCTTTACGGTATGATGTATGAAAAACAACTTAATCCAGATAGGCATATTCCTATAGTAAATGTAGCCTTAATAGATATGGACAAAAGCTCATACACAGCTCCTTTAAAGGATATTCTTACAAATGATGATATGAAAAAATTTGTAGAACTTAGCCAGACACCTGATATAGATGAAGTAAAAGCTAATCTTCAAAAAGGAAAGCTTAAGACTGCCATAGTGATACCAAAGGGTTTTTCAGAAAAGGTTGAAAAAGGTGAAACTGTTAATATAAAGGTTTTAAAGGCCTCCTCCTCTGGTGTTGAATCACAGATTATTTTTGATATAGTAAATTCTTATGTGCAAGTACTTAATAATAATGTAAATATATTTTCTGCAATAGACGGGAGTGTTAATGATAAAACTTCTATAGACATGTTGAAAGAAGCAGTTATAACTCAGACAATCACTTTAAATAGTGAAAAATTTATAAATACAGTTAATATAACTAAAGATAAAAAGCTTAGTGGAAAACAAATTTTTACAATCTCAATGTTAGCATTCATTAGTCTTTATCTATCAGTAATAGGAGGACAAAATATGGTAAGGGAAAAAGAAGATGGCACATTTGCAAGATTAAGATCTACTACTTTAAGTATGAAAAATTTGTATGTAGCTAAAATATGTTTTGTATTTTTTATAACTCTAGTGGATATTACATTATACATGGGCATTTGCAAGGTCATTGGAATAAGCGTTGGGGACAGTTATGTGAAGCTGATTTTAATTAGTATTCTACACGCCTTTGCTATAACAGGTATTAGCGCTTTCATAATGAACCTATATAAAAGCCAGAAAAATTTAAATGCAAGCTTTACAGCAGTAATTATGGTATTTGCTATGCTTGGTGGAAGTTTTTATCCACTTGAATATACTGGGGAAATCATGAGGAAAATTGCTAAAATCACTCCGAATTACTGGATTCAGGATAGCTATAATAAAGTAGTGCTTGGAGGAAGCATAAAAGAGCTAACGGTAAATATTATAGTACTCTTAGGTGTTGGAATTTTAGGAATAGCTTTTGGTGCATTTTTCATGAGAAAAAAAGAAGGGAATAATCTATTTAAAACATTAAACAAGGGAGAAAAGGTTCAGATATAG
- the uvsE gene encoding UV DNA damage repair endonuclease UvsE translates to MKIGYACIPLTTNARTNRRLTLKNFSEEMFLEILEQNLIDLRGILENNEKYNIKLFRISSDIVPLGSHSINEIPWHKHFQNELNEIGEYIKEYGMRVSMHPGQYTVLNAEKEEIVAKAIKDLEYHARFLDSLGVDSSNKIILHIGGGYGDKSAAMNRFIENFKRLSSSVKDRLVIENDGKIFNIDDVLLVSKEINIPVIFDNLHHQCNHEIEVPIKEIMRKVAKTWQKKDGNIKAHYSQQNLHKQIGAHSNTIIVKTFLEYYDEVKEFNIDIMLEVKDKDISAIKCNIIINNRDKKSKAGIIEKQWAKYKYVLMERNYKYYKECSKLIKENCSIEEFYEYTDEIINFDVENGSFVSTAEHVWGYVKNAASDKELTHFKKILLDMEHKEKVKLYLKKLSVRYNAEYILNSYYFYY, encoded by the coding sequence ATGAAAATCGGATATGCATGCATACCACTTACAACAAATGCAAGAACAAATAGAAGATTAACGCTCAAAAACTTTTCGGAAGAAATGTTTTTAGAAATATTAGAGCAAAACTTAATAGATCTAAGAGGAATATTAGAGAATAATGAGAAGTATAACATAAAGTTATTTAGAATAAGTTCAGATATAGTTCCATTAGGAAGTCACAGTATTAATGAAATTCCATGGCATAAACATTTTCAAAACGAATTAAATGAAATAGGCGAGTATATAAAAGAATATGGCATGAGAGTGTCTATGCATCCAGGTCAGTACACAGTACTCAATGCAGAAAAAGAAGAGATTGTAGCAAAAGCAATTAAAGATTTGGAATACCATGCTAGATTCCTTGATTCATTAGGTGTGGATTCAAGCAATAAGATAATACTTCATATTGGTGGCGGTTATGGTGATAAAAGTGCTGCTATGAATAGGTTTATTGAAAATTTTAAAAGATTATCATCTTCGGTAAAGGATAGGCTCGTAATTGAAAATGATGGAAAAATATTTAATATTGATGATGTACTTTTAGTAAGTAAGGAAATTAATATACCAGTAATATTTGATAACCTTCACCATCAGTGTAATCATGAAATAGAGGTGCCTATAAAAGAAATAATGAGGAAGGTAGCTAAAACATGGCAGAAAAAAGATGGTAATATAAAAGCCCACTATAGTCAGCAAAATTTGCATAAACAGATAGGGGCTCATTCAAATACGATAATAGTTAAAACCTTTCTAGAATACTATGATGAAGTTAAAGAATTTAATATTGATATTATGCTAGAGGTAAAAGACAAAGATATTTCGGCTATAAAATGCAATATTATAATTAACAACAGGGATAAGAAATCAAAGGCTGGAATTATAGAAAAACAGTGGGCTAAATATAAATATGTATTAATGGAAAGAAATTATAAATATTATAAAGAGTGTAGTAAATTGATAAAAGAGAATTGCAGTATTGAGGAATTCTATGAGTATACGGATGAAATAATAAATTTTGATGTAGAGAATGGAAGTTTTGTAAGTACTGCAGAGCATGTTTGGGGATATGTTAAAAATGCTGCTTCGGATAAAGAACTAACTCATTTTAAAAAAATCCTTTTAGATATGGAACATAAAGAAAAGGTTAAGCTTTATTTGAAAAAATTAAGTGTTAGATATAATGCTGAATATATACTTAATTCCTATTATTTTTATTATTAA